In Candidatus Binataceae bacterium, one genomic interval encodes:
- a CDS encoding winged helix DNA-binding protein — translation MEFQASAENPTERRITELLELFYPVHYKTGIAFEDAMRGDKLTRKQTAILWLIHSEGKEQRQMRRKEIERSLQTWFEVSSSAITKALRGMSRAPLSLLKIVEDPDSAREKQVVLTAKGEKFVELMIEEGRRMIRRMVEQLTDAEVDGGILYLRKATDGFENVLQGTVTKRAEA, via the coding sequence ATGGAATTTCAGGCTAGTGCAGAGAATCCGACCGAGCGGCGGATAACCGAGCTGCTCGAACTGTTCTACCCCGTGCATTACAAAACGGGAATCGCCTTCGAGGACGCGATGCGCGGGGACAAGCTAACGCGCAAACAGACGGCGATCCTGTGGTTGATCCACTCCGAAGGCAAGGAGCAGCGGCAGATGCGCCGCAAAGAGATCGAACGCTCGCTCCAAACCTGGTTCGAGGTCAGCAGTTCGGCGATCACGAAGGCGCTGCGCGGGATGTCGCGAGCGCCGCTGAGCCTGCTGAAGATTGTCGAGGACCCCGATTCGGCGCGGGAGAAGCAGGTGGTGCTCACCGCCAAGGGCGAAAAATTCGTCGAGCTGATGATCGAAGAAGGGCGGCGCATGATTCGCCGGATGGTCGAGCAGCTTACCGACGCCGAGGTTGACGGCGGCATCCTCTATTTGCGCAAGGCCACCGACGGCTTTGAAAACGTCTTGCAGGGCACGGTGACCAAGCGCGCTGAGGCTTAA
- the boxB gene encoding benzoyl-CoA 2,3-epoxidase subunit BoxB has protein sequence MQIDYSERIPNNVNLAGNRRLQRALEEWQPRFLNWWRELGPLGFQAAEVYLRTAVSASADGWAIFDHVRMPDYRWGIFLADAEPGRTIGFGVHRGAPVWTDLPGEYRGMLRRLIVTQGDTEPASVEQQRHLGATAPSLYDLRNLFQINVEEARHLWAMVYLLHAYFGRDGREEADALLQRHSGSAERPRILGAFNEPTPDWLAFFMFTYFTDRDGKYQLASLAESGFDPLARTCRFMLTEEAHHLFVGEMGVARVVARTCELMRQHRTANVGEYGGIELALIQKYLNYHYAVSLDLFGSELSTNAANYFNAGLKGRFRESDRIDDHQLSEQKYEVLRYVGGILLKEEQPTILALNEILRDDYVADSARGVGRWNRIIKDAGFDLVLTLPHRGFNRRIGEFANLSVTPEGRVVSREEWEAGVAEWLPTLAERDFVASLMRPAVKPGEFASWIAPPARGINHQAQDFAYVRPG, from the coding sequence ATGCAAATTGACTATTCCGAGCGCATCCCCAACAACGTCAATCTGGCGGGCAACCGCCGCCTGCAGCGCGCGCTCGAAGAGTGGCAGCCGCGTTTTCTGAATTGGTGGCGCGAGCTCGGTCCGCTCGGTTTTCAGGCGGCCGAGGTTTATTTGCGGACCGCAGTCTCGGCCAGCGCCGACGGCTGGGCAATTTTCGATCACGTGCGAATGCCTGATTATCGCTGGGGGATTTTTCTCGCCGACGCCGAACCCGGCCGCACGATCGGTTTTGGAGTCCATCGCGGCGCGCCGGTCTGGACCGATCTGCCGGGCGAGTATCGCGGGATGCTGCGGCGGCTGATCGTCACGCAGGGCGACACCGAGCCGGCCTCGGTCGAACAGCAGCGCCATCTCGGCGCGACCGCGCCGTCGCTCTATGATCTGCGCAACCTCTTTCAGATCAACGTCGAGGAGGCCCGCCACCTATGGGCGATGGTCTACCTGCTGCACGCCTATTTTGGGCGCGACGGCCGCGAGGAAGCTGACGCTCTGCTGCAACGCCATTCGGGCAGCGCCGAGCGCCCGCGCATCCTCGGCGCCTTCAACGAGCCGACCCCCGACTGGCTCGCCTTTTTCATGTTCACCTATTTCACCGATCGCGACGGCAAGTATCAGCTCGCCAGCCTGGCCGAGTCCGGCTTCGATCCGCTCGCGCGCACCTGCCGCTTTATGCTGACCGAGGAGGCGCATCACCTCTTCGTCGGCGAGATGGGGGTGGCGCGGGTCGTCGCGCGCACCTGCGAGCTGATGCGGCAGCATCGCACGGCCAACGTCGGCGAATACGGCGGCATCGAGCTGGCGCTGATTCAGAAGTACCTGAATTACCACTACGCGGTTTCACTTGACCTGTTTGGTTCCGAGCTTTCGACCAACGCCGCCAACTATTTTAATGCCGGACTCAAGGGGCGCTTCCGCGAGAGTGATCGCATCGACGATCATCAGCTCAGTGAACAGAAATACGAAGTCCTGCGCTACGTTGGCGGCATCCTGCTCAAAGAGGAGCAGCCGACGATCCTCGCCCTCAACGAGATTCTGCGCGACGATTACGTCGCCGACTCGGCGCGCGGGGTCGGGCGCTGGAACCGCATCATCAAAGATGCGGGATTCGATTTAGTGCTCACGCTGCCGCATCGCGGCTTTAATCGAAGAATCGGCGAATTCGCGAACCTGTCAGTAACCCCCGAGGGGCGGGTGGTCTCGCGCGAGGAGTGGGAAGCCGGTGTCGCAGAATGGCTGCCGACGCTCGCAGAACGCGACTTCGTCGCATCGTTGATGCGTCCGGCGGTCAAACCTGGAGAGTTTGCGAGCTGGATCGCGCCGCCCGCGCGCGGCATCAATCATCAGGCGCAGGATTTCGCGTACGTCCGGCCCGGCTAG